Genomic window (Akkermansiaceae bacterium):
GGCACTCGCCAGGGGGATCAGGCACCACGTCAACGATCGCACCATCATCCACCAGAACCGCGCGATTGTTTTCCCCGATTAGAAGCCTCACATTGTAGCGAAGGGCCTTCGCCCTTCGACGGGGAAAAGGTCCAGTCACACGCACACCCACGAAGAGCGAAGGCTCTTCGCTACCGGGATCATGTGGTAGCACACTTTCTGCGGGTCTGGCCGTTGCCGCGGATACGGTATTGGTAGGAGGTTAGTTCGCGCAGGGCCATCGGGCCGCGGGCATGCAACTTGTCGGTTGAAATACCAATCTCGGCACCAAAACCAAACTCCCCGCCGTCGCTGAAGCGGGTGGACACGTTGTGGAAAACACAGGCGCTGTCGCACTGCGTCATAAACTGCTGGGCGCGTTCCGGGTCGGCGGTCACAATACACTCGCTGTGTCGGGAGCTGTGTGTGTTGATGTGCCCAACAGCCTCCTCCAATGAATCCACCACCTTGATGGCGATGATGAGATCGAGGTATTCGGTGTCCCAGTCTTCGGGGCAAGCGGGCACGGCCTTGTCGCCGAGAACATCCAGCGTTGCGGCATCACCACGCATTTCAACACCCTTTTCGGAAAAAACGGCCGCCATTTTCGGGAGAAACCCAGCCGCGACATCACGGTGCACTAACAGGGTCTCTAGGGCGTTACAGACACCGGGTTTGTGGGTCTTGGCATCATCGCTTATGGCCACCGCCATATCGAGATCAGCCGCGCTGTCGATGTAAGTGTGACAAATACCGTCGTAGTGCTTGATCACCGGCATCCGCGCCTGGGATACCACCGCTTCAATGAGCCCCTTGCCACCGCGCGGAATGATCACATCGAGCCACTGGTCCATACCCGCCATCACGCTGACACTTTCACGGTCGGTAAAGGGAATGAGCTGGATGGCATGGGCAGGAAGCCCGGCGGATTCGCCGCCCGACTGAAGAGCCGCCGCGATAGCCTTGTTAGAATGAATCGCCTCCGAGCCGCCGCGCAGGATGGTGGCATTGCCTGATTTCAGGCACAGCACCGCAGCGTCACTGGTGACGTTGGGCCGGCTTTCGTAAATGATGCCGATCACACCGATCGGGACCCGGACTTGCTCAAAGTGGATATCGTTTGGACGTGTCCAGGCATCAAGGACTTCCCCGACAGGGTCAGGGAGCTCAGCGACTTGATCAACACCGGCCGCGATCGCTTCGAGCCGACCGGGGTCGAGACGAAGCCGGTCAAGCATCGCGGCACTGAGTCCATTCGCCTCCCCCGCCTCGATGTCCCTGGCGTTGGCCGTGAGGATGAGCTGTTCGTTCTGGCGCAGCCCTGCGGCCATCGCACGCAGGATGGCATTTTTTTGGTCCGCATCGAGCACGGCCAGTGCGTGGGCGGCCGCACGTGCCTTCGCCCCCATCCCAAGGATGATTTCCTTGATCTCTTTGTTGTCCATCGGAGCGAATATCACTAGATGTCGCAAACAGCGAGATGGCTCACCTCTTCTTTGACCTGTTCGGCGAGTGGTGTGCTGAGGTAACGCTCGGTGGAACTTGCCGCCACGGTCACAATGCGTTTGCCGGCATACTCGGGCCGCTTGGCCAGCTCGATGGCCGCCCAGATGTTGGCACCACTGGAGATCCCCACAGGCAGCCCCTCGTTTTGAGCCACTGCCTGGGCTGTTTCAAAGGCGTCTTCGTTGGAAACGCAGATGGTTTCATCGATGATATCCACATTCAGGTTTCCGGGGATAAATCCGGCTCCGATCCCCTGGATTTTGTGCGGGCCTGGCTGGCCTCCGGAAATGACCGCGCTGGCAGCGGGTTCGACGGCGATGGCCTTCATATCACAACGAGACTTCAGGACCTCGCCAACCCCGGTCAGGGTTCCTCCAGTGCCAACACCTGCTACAAAGGCATCGATCTTGCCATCCGTGGCCGCCCAGATTTCTTCCGCCGTTGTCTGGCGGTGGGCCTCGGGGTTGGCGGGATTATCAAACTGGCTTGGACCGAAGGCTCCGTCTCCAGCCTCCTCGATCAGCTGCCTGGCCTTGGCGATCGCTCCACCCATACCTTTTGGCCCCGGGGTCAAA
Coding sequences:
- a CDS encoding glutamate-5-semialdehyde dehydrogenase yields the protein MDNKEIKEIILGMGAKARAAAHALAVLDADQKNAILRAMAAGLRQNEQLILTANARDIEAGEANGLSAAMLDRLRLDPGRLEAIAAGVDQVAELPDPVGEVLDAWTRPNDIHFEQVRVPIGVIGIIYESRPNVTSDAAVLCLKSGNATILRGGSEAIHSNKAIAAALQSGGESAGLPAHAIQLIPFTDRESVSVMAGMDQWLDVIIPRGGKGLIEAVVSQARMPVIKHYDGICHTYIDSAADLDMAVAISDDAKTHKPGVCNALETLLVHRDVAAGFLPKMAAVFSEKGVEMRGDAATLDVLGDKAVPACPEDWDTEYLDLIIAIKVVDSLEEAVGHINTHSSRHSECIVTADPERAQQFMTQCDSACVFHNVSTRFSDGGEFGFGAEIGISTDKLHARGPMALRELTSYQYRIRGNGQTRRKCATT
- the cysK gene encoding cysteine synthase A; translation: MSNIANNLVETVGNTPLVKLNYLTKGLHAEVLVKCEFFNPLFSVKDRIGRSMVEAAEKDGSLKPGGTIIEPTSGNTGIALAFVARAKGYRCILTMPETMSLERRVLLRMLGAEIVLTPGPKGMGGAIAKARQLIEEAGDGAFGPSQFDNPANPEAHRQTTAEEIWAATDGKIDAFVAGVGTGGTLTGVGEVLKSRCDMKAIAVEPAASAVISGGQPGPHKIQGIGAGFIPGNLNVDIIDETICVSNEDAFETAQAVAQNEGLPVGISSGANIWAAIELAKRPEYAGKRIVTVAASSTERYLSTPLAEQVKEEVSHLAVCDI